A genomic stretch from Arenicella xantha includes:
- a CDS encoding lipopolysaccharide biosynthesis protein, translating into MKLRSILTALRSRFNAAENQFLRNLGWLGVSEMFVRVTRLVTAVVLARLMDPVVFGVAALVLTVNELIRVFNRNGIGAKIVQCHADELDSITNTAYRLNFVFCVSLFIVQCLLAYPLAQFYELPELVPMLQVLSLTYLLMPFGMVQAALVQRAQRMKVAALIDGGQVGIDNVMTACLALMGLGPWAIILPKFLTSPIWVLGYRRALKWSPTGRFFRLDQWRDVLQFGRYYLTIEILKTARLNLDNMIIGRVLGLEALGIYYFARNAGLGFSLTLINAINSALYPNLCEVKHDISALKSRFLRNMRQIALIVFPLITLQAGLAFIYVPIVFGEQWVDAVPILTLLCLSALPRPLAESGSALAMATDRIRLDYYWNALFTTMFIVAVWLTSSSGLLVIAATIFGLYLVTHPLYLWYVWRHVFSSPSTPADSVSNQSTVGAINEFR; encoded by the coding sequence ATGAAGCTGCGCTCAATACTTACTGCCTTGCGCAGCCGTTTCAATGCCGCTGAGAATCAATTTTTAAGAAACCTCGGTTGGTTAGGTGTGAGTGAGATGTTTGTGCGGGTCACTCGACTAGTGACGGCGGTAGTCCTCGCTCGTTTAATGGACCCAGTGGTATTTGGTGTAGCGGCATTGGTATTAACGGTAAATGAGTTAATTCGTGTCTTTAACCGTAACGGCATTGGCGCCAAAATCGTGCAATGCCATGCCGACGAGCTAGATAGCATTACTAACACTGCGTACCGACTTAATTTTGTGTTTTGTGTGTCGCTGTTTATTGTGCAGTGCCTGCTCGCGTATCCGTTGGCACAGTTCTACGAATTGCCTGAGCTCGTACCGATGTTGCAAGTGCTTTCGTTGACCTATTTGTTGATGCCATTCGGAATGGTGCAAGCAGCATTAGTGCAACGAGCGCAGCGCATGAAAGTGGCGGCGCTGATCGATGGTGGGCAGGTCGGTATCGACAATGTTATGACAGCTTGTTTGGCGTTGATGGGGCTAGGCCCTTGGGCAATTATACTGCCCAAATTTCTGACTTCTCCTATCTGGGTGCTGGGTTACCGACGCGCGCTTAAGTGGTCGCCGACTGGTCGCTTTTTCAGGCTTGATCAATGGCGAGACGTACTGCAATTTGGACGTTATTACTTAACGATAGAAATTCTCAAGACGGCTCGACTCAACCTAGACAATATGATCATTGGCCGAGTGCTCGGGTTAGAAGCGTTGGGGATCTATTATTTTGCGCGTAATGCGGGCTTGGGATTTAGTCTCACTTTGATCAACGCGATTAACTCGGCTTTGTATCCCAATTTATGTGAGGTGAAGCACGATATTAGTGCTTTGAAATCGCGTTTTTTGCGAAATATGCGTCAAATCGCTCTGATTGTGTTTCCGTTAATCACGTTGCAAGCCGGACTCGCGTTTATCTATGTGCCGATCGTTTTTGGTGAGCAGTGGGTCGATGCCGTGCCGATTTTGACATTGCTATGTTTGTCGGCACTGCCGCGGCCACTTGCCGAGAGCGGATCGGCCTTGGCCATGGCCACCGATCGAATTCGCCTAGACTATTACTGGAATGCGCTGTTTACTACTATGTTTATTGTCGCCGTTTGGTTAACTTCCTCCAGCGGTTTATTGGTCATAGCCGCTACCATATTTGGCTTGTATTTAGTGACTCATCCTTTGTACTTGTGGTACGTCTGGAGGCATGTATTCAGTAGTCCTTCAACGCCAGCAGACTCGGTTAGCAATCAATCAACAGTAGGTGCCATCAATGAATTTCGCTAA
- a CDS encoding O-antigen ligase domain-containing protein, with product MNSAAKLSPSAVTAWFNQRWDFIGTPTWQEKALLSSITFTFGFYLIGALYLVAPLVGWTLAAALLTQIASPLSINPTRQQAKQNAHWLIILWCCSAILLEIALIVGHVDFNLGFGKIIKSTIGWAKGWALLSLFIVLGYAFQIRYRLVCRAACIVGLLALIVTPFLVLAYVLGLPDFLYVSPLKIFGGAGAEFFTVILYEIDPGNGAPRWRFFAPWAPAVGFVANIYFLCAWFEKDQKWRAIGLAGNAIMIVLAASRMGMIVMLLVPIAVWGLSRLTRPWVIISACVGLLILAVFSDPIFHTITSILDDIKGARADSTRVRATLGNIALYRWESEAYWFGHGVVERGTHLVEFMPIGSHHNWYGLLFVKGMVGLLSFLVPFALTTLTLLVKAQYQVSARLGLGMCLILGFFSMSENIEALAYMTWPAWLLIGAGLRSTQRDIDTNKDNILGQFWLLSREHGNSPALAKHTTTQSLRQKTS from the coding sequence ATGAACTCGGCAGCCAAACTGTCGCCAAGCGCTGTCACGGCTTGGTTTAATCAGCGGTGGGATTTTATAGGAACTCCCACGTGGCAAGAGAAAGCGCTTTTGTCGAGCATTACTTTTACGTTTGGCTTCTATCTTATTGGCGCACTGTATCTGGTTGCCCCCTTAGTCGGCTGGACACTCGCCGCCGCACTGCTTACCCAGATAGCCTCACCGTTATCGATTAACCCGACTAGGCAGCAAGCAAAACAAAATGCACATTGGCTAATCATTCTTTGGTGTTGCTCAGCGATTCTATTAGAAATCGCGTTAATCGTAGGGCACGTAGACTTTAATCTAGGTTTTGGCAAAATTATCAAATCAACCATTGGTTGGGCCAAGGGATGGGCCTTGTTGTCGCTGTTTATCGTGCTTGGATATGCGTTTCAAATCCGCTATCGACTGGTTTGCCGAGCTGCTTGCATAGTCGGGCTGCTGGCACTCATCGTCACTCCGTTCTTGGTTCTCGCCTACGTGTTAGGTCTTCCTGATTTTCTATACGTGTCACCACTTAAGATATTTGGTGGGGCTGGCGCAGAATTCTTCACGGTCATCCTTTACGAAATCGATCCAGGCAATGGCGCCCCTCGCTGGCGCTTCTTCGCTCCTTGGGCGCCCGCGGTAGGCTTTGTCGCGAACATTTACTTTCTGTGCGCCTGGTTTGAAAAAGACCAAAAGTGGCGTGCCATCGGACTCGCCGGCAATGCCATCATGATCGTATTAGCCGCATCGCGCATGGGCATGATCGTGATGCTACTTGTACCAATCGCTGTTTGGGGCTTGTCACGGCTCACTCGCCCATGGGTAATCATCTCGGCCTGTGTCGGGCTGCTGATACTCGCTGTCTTTAGTGACCCTATTTTCCACACGATCACATCTATCCTTGATGATATTAAGGGAGCACGAGCCGACTCCACACGGGTCCGCGCCACCCTCGGCAACATCGCGCTATACCGCTGGGAGTCAGAAGCCTATTGGTTCGGTCACGGCGTAGTTGAGCGTGGCACACACCTAGTTGAATTTATGCCTATTGGTTCGCACCACAACTGGTATGGACTACTGTTTGTCAAAGGCATGGTCGGATTACTGAGCTTCTTAGTCCCCTTTGCACTGACAACCCTAACCTTACTAGTCAAAGCACAATATCAGGTCAGCGCACGCTTAGGATTGGGTATGTGCTTGATTTTAGGCTTCTTCTCAATGAGTGAGAATATTGAGGCGCTGGCGTATATGACATGGCCAGCTTGGCTATTGATTGGTGCCGGCTTACGCAGCACTCAACGCGACATTGACACTAACAAAGACAACATCCTCGGCCAATTTTGGCTACTGTCGCGAGAACACGGAAACTCGCCTGCGCTTGCGAAACACACTACAACACAATCCCTGCGACAAAAGACCAGTTAA
- a CDS encoding sugar transferase, translating into MTHYRNQITFVQQLKRLIWQCRLAMFPISKRVLDVSVSLLAIILLSPLLMVVSLAIKLESPGALFFRQRRVGLDGMPFMMWKFRSMHSDAEARKAELAADNEVDQGVLFKIKKDPRVTKVGAVIRKMSIDELPQLINVLIGDMSLVGPRPPLPSEVAQYRRVDRARLTVRPGITCLWQVSGRSDIPFEMQVTLDVEYIERQSIGFDLLLLLKTIPAVLLARGAY; encoded by the coding sequence ATGACGCACTACCGAAATCAGATAACCTTTGTTCAGCAGCTTAAGCGTTTGATTTGGCAATGTCGGTTAGCGATGTTTCCAATCTCTAAAAGAGTGCTGGATGTGTCGGTGTCGTTGCTTGCGATCATTCTGCTCTCGCCTTTGCTGATGGTGGTTAGCTTGGCTATTAAGCTCGAATCTCCGGGGGCGCTATTTTTTCGACAGCGCCGAGTTGGCCTCGACGGGATGCCGTTTATGATGTGGAAGTTTCGCTCTATGCATTCGGATGCTGAAGCTCGTAAAGCCGAACTCGCTGCCGACAACGAGGTTGATCAAGGGGTTCTATTTAAGATCAAGAAGGACCCGCGAGTGACCAAAGTCGGTGCGGTAATTCGCAAAATGTCTATCGATGAGCTGCCACAGCTAATTAATGTGCTAATCGGTGATATGTCGCTGGTCGGTCCGCGTCCACCATTACCGTCTGAGGTTGCTCAATATAGGCGAGTTGATCGAGCGCGCTTGACTGTGCGCCCAGGCATTACTTGCTTATGGCAAGTTTCTGGGCGGTCGGATATTCCATTTGAAATGCAGGTTACATTGGATGTTGAGTACATTGAACGACAATCTATCGGGTTCGATCTGCTTTTGTTATTAAAAACTATTCCCGCGGTGCTGTTGGCACGCGGCGCTTACTAA
- a CDS encoding polysaccharide biosynthesis/export family protein, producing MKTPHKLISHLCVPLLILLTGCSTVPQSLDSLQQDNGESFIRIVDHADTPITHRKPAMTSHSGQHSMNTLSTAEPLLTIGDVIRLSIDGMPRFDGVYQIDATGQLDFPFAPSVSVLGHSRQSLQLHLENELVRIKWFHQDTVNVNLSVVRLGPAFILVSGAVFNPGGVTLNSPNLDTPEAPIQQVAGTLSTRRDLTSALSAAGGVRPDADLSAIYIQRGNNLFKVSASGILTGQSRADNIMLNDGDRVWVDSQGFENAALIRPSQITPPGMRVFMSNLTAPALTNAQSAVGADATRLPYGSSLLDAAVSANCVGGTHQANASRSVVLITKNYGSRQQIVVRRTINQLMTASSQSSVNPYVMPNDAVACYDSKFTNFRDVARGIVEVISPLILGAVL from the coding sequence ATGAAAACACCACACAAACTCATAAGCCATCTTTGCGTACCTCTACTAATTCTCTTAACTGGATGCTCAACGGTACCTCAGAGCTTAGACAGCCTGCAGCAAGACAACGGCGAGAGCTTTATTCGAATCGTAGATCATGCAGATACACCTATAACGCATCGCAAGCCCGCCATGACATCGCATTCAGGCCAGCACAGCATGAATACACTAAGTACCGCCGAGCCGCTTCTTACAATTGGCGACGTAATTCGCTTGAGTATTGATGGCATGCCTCGCTTTGACGGCGTATATCAGATTGACGCCACTGGTCAGCTAGATTTTCCATTCGCGCCTTCGGTCAGCGTGCTCGGGCACTCACGCCAAAGCTTGCAATTACACTTAGAGAACGAGCTAGTACGCATCAAATGGTTCCATCAAGACACCGTCAACGTTAACTTAAGTGTCGTACGCCTCGGCCCAGCCTTCATTCTGGTTAGCGGTGCAGTATTTAACCCCGGTGGAGTCACCTTAAACTCACCAAATCTGGACACACCAGAAGCGCCGATTCAGCAAGTTGCCGGAACACTTTCTACACGCAGGGATCTCACCTCGGCGCTTAGTGCTGCAGGCGGCGTGCGCCCTGATGCGGATTTATCAGCGATCTATATTCAACGCGGCAACAACCTATTTAAGGTATCGGCCTCAGGCATCCTGACTGGTCAGAGCCGCGCCGACAACATCATGTTGAACGATGGAGATAGAGTATGGGTCGATTCACAAGGGTTCGAAAACGCAGCACTCATCCGTCCGAGTCAGATTACGCCTCCGGGGATGCGAGTTTTCATGTCAAACTTAACAGCACCGGCATTGACCAATGCGCAATCTGCCGTCGGAGCTGACGCCACTAGACTGCCATATGGCTCATCATTATTAGACGCCGCTGTGTCAGCTAATTGTGTCGGCGGCACACACCAAGCCAATGCCTCGCGAAGTGTCGTGTTAATCACCAAAAACTACGGCTCTCGCCAACAGATAGTTGTCCGGCGCACGATCAACCAACTAATGACTGCGAGCTCGCAATCCAGCGTCAACCCCTACGTGATGCCTAACGACGCGGTCGCGTGCTACGACTCCAAATTCACTAACTTTCGTGATGTCGCACGTGGAATTGTTGAAGTTATTAGCCCCTTGATCCTAGGAGCAGTACTGTGA
- a CDS encoding glycosyltransferase family 2 protein, which produces MKITTIIPLYNKEKSIARAMQSVLNQHLACDCEHELIVIDDGSTDNSLATAAQIKAAHTDREITIYAQKNAGVSAARNQGIQLAKGQFVSFLDADDTYDAEFLNEICSLIANFPDAALFATRYRFIDAISASSRDAQFANTSEKRQQYLANYFDSATRGDLPVTSSSVCLDRATLLEIGGFPVNENMGEDQAVWSQFALQHPIAISQEVLANYYTLSDNSLMSAVKPCAEMPFSIRLQEALDQQRIPTHLIISVRAYIAGHLLDLVRRNIANQQFNSARRLLNDPRTKNLGLRKTYWSMRLTLALITHNLLSRQQRG; this is translated from the coding sequence ATGAAAATCACTACCATCATCCCCCTATACAATAAGGAAAAATCCATAGCTAGAGCCATGCAGTCTGTGCTGAATCAGCACCTAGCTTGTGACTGCGAACACGAACTGATCGTGATTGACGACGGCTCTACCGACAACTCTTTGGCCACTGCAGCCCAGATTAAAGCGGCTCATACAGATAGAGAAATCACGATCTATGCACAGAAAAACGCTGGCGTTTCGGCTGCTCGCAACCAAGGAATTCAGCTAGCAAAAGGACAGTTCGTCAGCTTTTTAGACGCGGATGACACCTACGACGCCGAGTTCCTAAATGAAATATGCTCACTCATTGCCAATTTTCCCGATGCCGCCTTGTTTGCCACTCGCTATAGGTTCATCGACGCGATATCCGCAAGCTCGCGCGATGCACAATTCGCCAACACGTCAGAAAAGCGGCAACAGTATCTAGCGAATTATTTTGACTCAGCTACACGCGGTGATCTTCCAGTCACATCATCATCGGTTTGCCTGGATCGAGCCACCTTACTGGAAATAGGCGGCTTTCCAGTCAATGAAAATATGGGCGAAGACCAAGCAGTGTGGTCTCAGTTTGCGCTCCAACACCCGATTGCGATTAGCCAAGAAGTTTTAGCGAATTACTATACGCTCAGTGACAACTCACTTATGAGTGCGGTTAAACCTTGCGCTGAAATGCCCTTCTCGATCAGGCTACAAGAGGCACTAGATCAACAACGAATTCCGACCCACTTGATAATTTCTGTGCGTGCGTACATTGCTGGCCATTTACTTGATTTGGTGCGCCGAAATATCGCTAACCAGCAATTCAATAGTGCCAGACGCTTGCTCAACGATCCGCGCACTAAGAACCTTGGCCTACGAAAAACTTATTGGTCGATGCGACTAACGCTAGCGCTTATTACACATAACTTGCTTAGCCGCCAACAACGAGGTTGA
- a CDS encoding glycosyltransferase family 2 protein, with product MNFAKSTLASAPLVSVVIPVYNVEQYISQALNSVLKQSYQNLEVVVVDDESPDGSIDLIHREFNDPRLRIVRQANTGLAGARNTGIRESKGELIAFLDSDDAWSLDKLQQHVDVMQANPKCGISFSASEFIDEQGRHLGRFQAPLKKHGFEPKDIFCRNPIGNGSAPVIRKDILQMIAYPTGLHKSSAHVPGQYFDESLKQSEDVDCWTRIALITDTQFEFIDKPLTYYRLNNGGLSADVEKQFSTWMFLLRKLETYSPDFAAEYGPVAKAFQYRYLARRCLLQGRAKDALVLMVRAFQTRPVALLTEFRKTIETLGLGLLLVALPQALQLRILNRLI from the coding sequence ATGAATTTCGCTAAATCGACATTGGCGAGTGCGCCGCTAGTTAGCGTCGTCATTCCGGTTTACAACGTTGAGCAGTACATTTCCCAAGCGCTAAACTCTGTGCTCAAACAATCGTACCAAAACCTTGAGGTGGTGGTAGTTGACGATGAAAGCCCTGATGGTTCAATAGACTTGATACATCGTGAATTTAACGACCCTAGATTGAGGATCGTTCGTCAAGCCAACACTGGTTTAGCTGGCGCACGCAATACAGGGATTCGAGAGTCCAAGGGAGAATTAATCGCGTTTCTTGACTCGGATGATGCATGGAGTCTCGATAAACTCCAACAACACGTTGATGTGATGCAAGCGAATCCTAAGTGTGGGATCAGCTTTTCGGCTTCAGAATTTATTGACGAACAGGGTCGTCATTTAGGGCGATTTCAAGCGCCGCTCAAGAAGCACGGTTTTGAACCTAAAGATATTTTTTGTCGAAACCCCATCGGTAACGGCTCTGCTCCGGTAATTCGTAAAGATATTTTGCAAATGATTGCTTACCCAACAGGTTTGCACAAGAGCTCTGCTCATGTGCCTGGGCAATACTTTGATGAGTCGCTAAAGCAGTCGGAAGATGTGGATTGTTGGACCCGAATTGCTCTGATAACGGACACTCAGTTTGAGTTTATCGACAAGCCACTAACGTATTACCGACTTAATAATGGCGGTCTATCTGCAGATGTGGAGAAGCAATTTTCTACTTGGATGTTTTTGTTGCGCAAGCTCGAAACCTATTCGCCAGACTTTGCTGCTGAGTATGGGCCTGTGGCTAAGGCTTTCCAGTATCGGTATTTAGCGCGGCGTTGTTTGTTACAGGGGCGCGCCAAAGATGCCCTAGTGTTAATGGTGCGGGCATTCCAAACTCGCCCAGTGGCTCTATTGACTGAATTTCGTAAGACTATTGAGACGCTCGGATTAGGTCTGCTTTTGGTGGCGTTGCCGCAAGCACTTCAATTACGAATACTGAATCGTTTAATTTAG
- a CDS encoding DMT family transporter — MDSHKAISPTTIGFIFAIASAALFAIRPIFVKLVYAEGVDSTTLIAFRMLFSLPIYVLLLAWFLRETELKNRLNAKNILAISIVGMFGYYAASFLDLLGLQYVTAQLGRMILYIYPTFVVLLGAVFFGERITLRVVISLLITYSGVAIIFGHDLNVFGNDVFTGALFILGAALTFSFYLLFSKSLIAEVGSRLFTCVALIAASTGILIHYALTRSITQPEVTPNALWLILIIAIFCTVIPTFFTTSAVARIGADKTGIVAMAGPAFTSIFAVSVLAESFTIYHATGIALTIAGIAVLKGKP; from the coding sequence ATGGACTCGCACAAAGCGATTTCCCCGACCACTATCGGCTTTATATTTGCGATTGCGAGCGCCGCGCTGTTTGCAATCCGCCCAATTTTCGTCAAGCTTGTTTATGCCGAGGGGGTCGACAGCACCACCCTGATTGCATTCAGAATGCTATTTTCTTTGCCGATATACGTATTGTTATTAGCGTGGTTTTTACGTGAAACCGAGCTTAAAAACCGACTTAACGCGAAAAACATTCTGGCCATTAGCATAGTAGGTATGTTCGGGTACTATGCAGCAAGCTTTCTCGACCTACTCGGCTTGCAATATGTAACCGCGCAGCTTGGGCGGATGATTTTGTATATCTACCCAACCTTCGTAGTGCTACTCGGTGCAGTATTTTTCGGTGAACGCATCACTCTACGCGTAGTGATCTCACTGCTGATAACCTACTCTGGCGTCGCCATAATATTTGGCCATGACCTAAATGTGTTCGGCAACGACGTATTCACTGGTGCGCTCTTCATTTTAGGCGCCGCGCTAACTTTTTCGTTCTACTTGCTGTTTAGTAAGTCGCTGATCGCAGAGGTTGGCAGCCGACTGTTTACTTGCGTCGCGTTAATCGCCGCCAGCACCGGCATACTGATTCACTACGCCCTAACCCGCTCCATTACTCAACCTGAAGTAACGCCCAACGCCTTGTGGCTGATACTTATTATTGCGATCTTTTGCACGGTAATCCCAACCTTTTTCACCACCTCTGCAGTGGCTCGAATTGGCGCAGACAAAACCGGCATCGTGGCGATGGCTGGCCCAGCATTCACAAGTATTTTCGCTGTTTCAGTGTTGGCCGAAAGCTTTACTATTTACCACGCCACCGGCATTGCGCTGACTATCGCTGGAATCGCCGTTCTCAAGGGAAAACCATAG
- the sucC gene encoding ADP-forming succinate--CoA ligase subunit beta: MNVHEYQGKEILRKYGVITPRGIPAFTVDEAVAAAEELGGKVWVVKAQIHAGGRGKGGGVKVATSLEKVREYANDILGMQLVTHQTGPEGTKVKRLYIEEGADIADELYVGALVDRETQKVVLMCSSEGGMDIETVAEETPEKIIKIYIDPTDGLDRAEAERVCAQIGIPSEAVAEGADFLAGLYEAFVKSDASLAEINPLVVTGDKRVIALDAKFNIDSNALYRQPEIVAYRDLDEEDPDEIEASKWGLSYISLDGNIGCLVNGAGLAMATMDIIKLYGGEPANFLDVGGGANKEQVTEAFKIMLKNPNVEGILVNIFGGIMQCDVIAEGVVAAAQEVGLNVPLVVRLEGTNVEKGRQILDASDVKLQTATTMADAAEKIAAAVKA, encoded by the coding sequence ATGAATGTTCATGAGTATCAGGGTAAAGAGATCCTGAGGAAATACGGAGTTATTACTCCACGTGGCATCCCAGCCTTCACGGTTGATGAAGCGGTTGCGGCTGCAGAAGAATTGGGTGGTAAAGTCTGGGTAGTCAAAGCACAAATTCATGCTGGCGGTCGCGGTAAGGGCGGCGGTGTGAAAGTTGCCACAAGCTTAGAGAAAGTACGCGAGTACGCTAATGACATTCTTGGTATGCAGTTGGTTACGCATCAAACCGGGCCAGAAGGCACCAAGGTTAAGCGTTTGTATATTGAAGAGGGTGCCGATATTGCTGATGAGCTTTATGTGGGTGCACTGGTCGACCGTGAAACTCAAAAAGTAGTGTTGATGTGTAGCTCTGAAGGCGGCATGGACATTGAGACGGTAGCGGAAGAGACTCCTGAAAAAATCATAAAAATTTATATTGATCCGACCGACGGTCTGGATCGAGCTGAAGCTGAGCGTGTTTGTGCTCAGATCGGTATTCCTAGTGAAGCGGTCGCCGAAGGTGCTGACTTTTTGGCTGGTTTGTATGAAGCGTTTGTTAAATCGGATGCGTCTCTAGCTGAGATTAACCCGCTTGTGGTGACTGGTGATAAGCGTGTGATTGCGTTGGATGCAAAATTCAATATCGATTCAAACGCTTTGTATCGTCAACCTGAAATTGTCGCTTATCGTGACTTGGACGAAGAAGATCCAGATGAGATTGAAGCATCTAAATGGGGTCTATCTTACATTTCTTTAGATGGCAATATTGGCTGCTTGGTAAATGGCGCTGGTTTAGCCATGGCAACCATGGACATTATTAAGTTGTACGGCGGTGAGCCGGCTAACTTTTTGGACGTTGGTGGTGGTGCTAATAAAGAGCAGGTGACCGAAGCATTCAAAATCATGTTGAAGAATCCAAATGTAGAAGGAATTCTTGTCAACATTTTCGGCGGTATTATGCAGTGCGACGTAATCGCCGAAGGCGTGGTAGCAGCAGCTCAAGAAGTGGGTCTAAATGTGCCGTTAGTGGTGCGTCTTGAAGGCACCAACGTCGAAAAAGGACGTCAAATTCTTGACGCCTCAGATGTGAAACTACAAACGGCTACTACAATGGCCGATGCTGCAGAGAAGATTGCTGCCGCTGTTAAAGCGTAA
- a CDS encoding WecB/TagA/CpsF family glycosyltransferase — protein MRFLIAFPMLAYAFMHIGVSCLIALVRRQRISLYSEQYLGEGCVWVVHQTVLIENRPLADFDRWLHYLRANYDLVGPRRVRVSESSKYKGGERVRFTVAPGVLCPYAIKQSAGIAYSSESAVVAEFIQNDSLLRRGQLLLVWLVQRCLGSTTRRVSKADTFQLFGVRISNTSMADAVAEVGASIDEGDGSEQPACFAFVNAECVNQYCDDQSYREVLNDFSSVFADGIGVRLAAMASGVRIIENVNGTDMFPLLCDRLSLSGARIYLLGGSTAVVSKVADKLACEYPGAEVVGYLDGYSLHGNDTDVCDRINASNADVVLVALGAPMQEKWMAEHRGNLSVSAMIGVGGLFDFYSGEVARAPEWIRELSLEWVWRLAMQPKAKARRYLLGTPLFLVRVLRDKLIKSTATSRVVHRREVSQ, from the coding sequence ATGAGATTTCTAATTGCTTTTCCAATGCTCGCTTATGCTTTTATGCATATCGGTGTTAGCTGTTTAATTGCCTTAGTTCGTCGACAGCGAATTTCACTTTACAGTGAGCAATACCTTGGCGAGGGCTGTGTGTGGGTTGTCCATCAGACCGTGCTGATAGAGAATAGACCGCTTGCGGACTTTGATCGTTGGTTGCATTACCTTCGAGCAAATTATGATTTGGTCGGCCCCCGCCGAGTACGAGTGAGCGAGTCATCTAAATATAAAGGGGGAGAACGCGTTCGGTTTACCGTCGCTCCCGGAGTTTTATGTCCATATGCTATTAAGCAGTCTGCCGGAATTGCATACAGCTCTGAATCTGCGGTGGTCGCTGAGTTTATTCAAAACGACAGTCTGCTCCGGCGCGGTCAATTGCTATTGGTTTGGTTAGTTCAGCGTTGTCTTGGTTCTACTACGAGGCGCGTTAGTAAGGCTGATACTTTTCAGCTTTTTGGTGTACGTATTAGTAACACATCGATGGCCGATGCGGTCGCCGAGGTGGGTGCGTCGATTGATGAGGGTGACGGGTCGGAGCAGCCCGCTTGCTTTGCGTTCGTTAACGCCGAATGCGTCAACCAATATTGCGATGACCAGTCTTATCGAGAGGTGTTAAACGATTTCTCAAGCGTATTTGCCGACGGGATTGGAGTGCGTCTAGCAGCCATGGCGAGCGGTGTTCGGATTATTGAAAATGTGAACGGCACCGACATGTTTCCTTTGTTGTGTGATCGATTGAGTCTATCCGGGGCACGCATATATTTATTGGGTGGTTCGACAGCGGTGGTGAGTAAGGTTGCCGATAAATTGGCGTGCGAATACCCCGGCGCTGAGGTTGTCGGATATCTAGATGGGTACTCATTACATGGTAATGACACGGACGTCTGTGATCGTATCAATGCCAGTAATGCTGATGTCGTGCTGGTCGCGCTTGGCGCCCCAATGCAAGAGAAATGGATGGCTGAGCACCGTGGCAATTTGTCTGTGTCTGCGATGATTGGTGTGGGTGGGCTGTTTGATTTTTATTCTGGGGAGGTCGCTCGAGCACCTGAGTGGATACGCGAGCTGTCATTAGAGTGGGTGTGGAGGTTGGCCATGCAGCCGAAGGCGAAGGCGAGGCGTTATCTGTTGGGCACACCGCTTTTCTTGGTTCGTGTGCTGCGAGACAAGCTAATTAAAAGCACTGCTACCAGCCGTGTAGTGCATCGAAGAGAGGTATCCCAATGA